One genomic window of Rhizomicrobium sp. includes the following:
- a CDS encoding Rrf2 family transcriptional regulator produces the protein MLSQKARYALHALIVLAEHSVEQPMQIATIAEEARVPRKFLEQILVDLKKRGIVRSQRGRAGGYFIGRAPKDISFAEVIRTIDGPLALAPCVSVTAYHKCEDCVDEATCSIRKVLLAARDATADVLESRNLAQAAANARKAGWA, from the coding sequence ATGCTGTCGCAAAAGGCCCGCTATGCGCTGCACGCGCTGATCGTCCTGGCCGAACACTCCGTGGAGCAGCCGATGCAGATCGCCACGATCGCGGAGGAGGCGCGCGTGCCGCGCAAATTCCTCGAACAGATCCTGGTCGATCTCAAGAAGCGCGGCATCGTGCGCAGCCAGCGCGGCCGCGCCGGCGGCTATTTCATCGGCCGCGCCCCCAAGGACATCAGCTTCGCGGAGGTGATCCGCACCATCGACGGGCCGCTCGCGCTGGCGCCCTGCGTGTCGGTCACCGCCTATCACAAATGCGAGGATTGCGTGGACGAGGCGACCTGCTCGATCCGCAAGGTGCTGCTGGCGGCGCGCGACGCGACGGCGGATGTGCTGGAGTCGCGCAACCTGGCCCAGGCGGCGGCGAATGCCCGCAAGGCCGGCTGGGCGTAG
- a CDS encoding M48 family metallopeptidase: protein MSWTIEGRYFYPGAARHVPARASAEPKRILRVADEEGHTLAEAPARRVKVTSRLARLMRRFDLPDGSRFETDDNDGADALLRALRKRRRGRFTDRLERAWPAVGVSLIVSLLFGYYIVVQAVPLAAEWLALKALPTVGHAMTEQTLLTLDRFALTPTQLAPADQAKAAALFHRVAAHARGAASGYRLIFRGGGRIGPNAFGLPDGTIVMTDPLWALVKNDAEIEGVFAHEMSHVDHAHQLQRIFEASLIPATIAIFTGDMSQMSQISAILPGIVVQSAYSRGFEQQADDDGAATLRRMGEKPSHMADLLERMDKKLCGKNGCPPSWIGDHPDTAARAARLRAEDKGPITPGEDCLRPWKSGISLRCLGWD from the coding sequence ATGAGCTGGACGATCGAGGGACGCTATTTCTATCCGGGCGCCGCGCGCCATGTGCCGGCGCGGGCCAGCGCGGAGCCGAAACGCATCCTGCGCGTCGCGGACGAAGAGGGCCACACACTGGCGGAGGCGCCGGCGAGGCGCGTCAAGGTGACGTCGCGGCTCGCGCGCCTGATGCGCCGGTTCGACCTGCCGGACGGATCGCGCTTCGAGACCGACGACAATGACGGCGCCGACGCCCTGCTGCGCGCGCTTCGCAAGCGCCGCCGCGGCCGCTTCACCGACCGGCTGGAGCGCGCCTGGCCGGCGGTCGGCGTGTCGCTGATCGTGTCGCTGCTGTTCGGCTATTACATCGTGGTGCAGGCGGTGCCGCTCGCGGCGGAGTGGCTGGCGCTGAAAGCGCTGCCCACGGTCGGCCATGCGATGACCGAGCAGACCCTGCTGACGCTCGACCGCTTCGCGCTGACGCCGACCCAGCTCGCGCCCGCCGACCAGGCGAAGGCGGCGGCGCTGTTCCACCGCGTCGCGGCGCATGCCAGGGGCGCGGCGAGCGGCTATCGCCTGATCTTCCGCGGCGGCGGCAGGATCGGGCCCAACGCGTTCGGGCTGCCGGACGGCACCATCGTGATGACCGATCCGCTATGGGCGCTGGTGAAGAACGACGCGGAGATCGAGGGCGTGTTCGCGCACGAGATGAGCCATGTCGATCACGCCCACCAGCTCCAGCGCATCTTCGAGGCCTCGCTGATTCCAGCGACGATCGCGATCTTCACCGGCGACATGAGCCAGATGAGCCAGATCTCCGCGATCCTGCCGGGGATCGTCGTGCAGTCGGCCTATTCGCGCGGCTTCGAGCAGCAGGCGGACGACGACGGCGCGGCGACCCTGCGCCGCATGGGCGAGAAGCCGTCGCACATGGCCGATCTGCTGGAGCGGATGGACAAGAAGCTGTGCGGCAAGAACGGCTGCCCGCCGAGCTGGATCGGCGATCACCCCGACACGGCCGCCCGCGCCGCGCGCCTGCGGGCGGAGGACAAGGGGCCGATCACGCCGGGCGAAGATTGCCTCAGGCCCTGGAAGAGCGGCATTTCCTTGCGCTGTCTGGGGTGGGATTGA
- a CDS encoding M3 family metallopeptidase, with translation MHRLAKIVLATTALGAVLAASSAATDAPANPFSAPSTLPLQAPPFDKIKDTDYEPAFLEGMRQQRAEIDAIANNPAAPTFENTVVAIEKSGRMLERVAQAFNAVVGANTNDTLDKVQSAIAPKLAEHQDAINLDPKLFARVKALYDTRDTLKLDPESLQLLNVYYLQFVHAGANLSGADKTALMDINQRDATLETNFQQKLLAGTKAGALVVDTKEELAGLSDQEIAAAASAAEARGLKGKYLIPLQNTTQQPLLVSLSDRAVREKLFDNSWTRTEKGDANDTRAIIAEIAQLRARKAKLLGYPSYADYVLYDQMAHTPQAVQAFLGQLVPATAAKAADEAKQIQAAIDKDGKHFDLKPWDWERYAEQVRREKYDLDQNALKPYFELNNVLENGVFYAATRLYGITFKERHDIPVYHPDVRVFDVIDKDGSQLGMIYFDYFKRDNKNGGAWMSNFVNQSHLLGTKPVVYNVANFTKPAPGQPALISFEDVTTMFHEFGHALHGLFGNERYETLSGTSVARDYVEFPSQFNEHWALYPDVLKHYAVNYKTHEVIPQALVDKIKASQTWNQGYELGELLAASELDLQWHALAADAPRQDVDTFETQALAATHTDFPNVPTRYRSSYFLHIWGNGYAAGYYAYQWTVMLDDDAFAWFEAHGGLTRENGDRFRDLILSRGHTEDYGPMFRRFYGKDPDIGPMLEHRGLVPPAK, from the coding sequence ATGCATCGTCTTGCGAAAATCGTCCTTGCCACGACCGCGCTCGGCGCGGTCCTTGCCGCGTCCAGCGCGGCGACCGATGCTCCGGCCAATCCCTTTTCCGCGCCCAGCACCCTGCCGCTGCAGGCGCCGCCCTTCGACAAGATCAAGGACACCGATTACGAGCCGGCCTTCCTGGAGGGCATGCGCCAGCAGCGCGCCGAGATCGACGCCATCGCCAACAACCCCGCCGCCCCGACCTTCGAGAACACCGTCGTGGCGATCGAGAAATCGGGCCGGATGCTGGAGCGGGTGGCGCAGGCGTTCAACGCCGTGGTCGGCGCGAACACCAACGATACATTGGACAAGGTTCAGTCCGCCATCGCGCCCAAGCTGGCCGAGCACCAGGACGCGATCAATCTCGATCCCAAGCTGTTCGCCCGCGTCAAGGCGCTCTACGACACGCGCGATACGCTCAAGCTCGATCCGGAATCGCTGCAGCTCCTGAACGTCTATTATCTGCAATTCGTGCATGCCGGCGCCAATCTTTCCGGCGCCGACAAGACGGCGCTGATGGACATCAACCAGCGCGACGCGACGCTGGAAACGAACTTCCAGCAGAAGCTGCTCGCCGGCACCAAGGCGGGCGCCCTGGTGGTCGACACCAAGGAGGAACTGGCCGGCCTCAGCGACCAGGAGATCGCCGCCGCCGCCTCGGCCGCCGAGGCCCGCGGCCTCAAGGGCAAATATCTCATCCCGCTGCAGAACACGACGCAGCAGCCGCTGCTGGTGTCGCTGTCCGACCGCGCCGTGCGCGAGAAGCTGTTCGACAATTCCTGGACCCGCACCGAGAAGGGCGACGCCAACGATACGCGCGCCATCATCGCGGAGATCGCGCAACTGCGCGCGCGCAAGGCCAAGCTGCTCGGTTATCCGAGCTATGCCGACTATGTGCTCTACGACCAGATGGCGCATACGCCGCAGGCGGTGCAGGCGTTTCTCGGCCAGCTCGTGCCGGCCACGGCGGCCAAGGCGGCGGACGAGGCCAAACAGATCCAGGCGGCGATCGACAAGGACGGCAAGCATTTCGACCTGAAGCCGTGGGACTGGGAACGCTATGCCGAGCAGGTGCGGCGCGAGAAATACGATCTCGACCAGAATGCGCTGAAGCCCTATTTCGAGCTCAACAACGTGCTGGAGAACGGCGTGTTCTATGCCGCGACCCGGCTCTACGGCATCACCTTCAAGGAGCGGCACGACATCCCGGTCTATCACCCCGACGTGCGCGTGTTCGACGTGATCGACAAGGACGGTTCGCAGCTCGGGATGATCTATTTCGACTACTTCAAGCGCGACAACAAGAACGGCGGCGCCTGGATGAGCAATTTCGTCAACCAGTCGCACCTGCTGGGCACCAAGCCGGTCGTGTATAATGTGGCGAACTTCACCAAGCCGGCGCCGGGCCAGCCGGCCCTCATCAGCTTCGAAGACGTCACGACGATGTTCCACGAATTCGGCCATGCGCTGCACGGCCTGTTCGGGAACGAGCGCTACGAGACGCTGTCGGGCACCTCGGTGGCGCGCGACTATGTCGAGTTTCCCTCCCAGTTCAACGAGCATTGGGCGCTCTATCCCGACGTGCTCAAGCACTATGCGGTGAACTACAAGACGCACGAGGTCATTCCCCAGGCGCTGGTCGACAAGATCAAGGCGTCGCAGACCTGGAACCAGGGCTATGAGCTCGGCGAGCTGCTGGCGGCGTCGGAGCTGGACCTGCAATGGCACGCCCTTGCGGCCGATGCGCCCCGGCAGGATGTCGATACCTTCGAGACCCAGGCGCTGGCCGCGACGCACACCGACTTCCCGAACGTTCCGACGCGCTATCGTTCGAGCTATTTCCTGCACATCTGGGGCAACGGCTATGCCGCCGGCTACTACGCCTATCAGTGGACGGTGATGCTGGACGACGACGCCTTCGCCTGGTTCGAGGCCCATGGCGGATTGACGCGCGAGAACGGCGACCGTTTCCGCGACCTCATCCTGTCGCGCGGCCACACCGAGGATTACGGCCCGATGTTCCGCAGGTTCTACGGCAAGGATCCCGATATCGGCCCGATGCTGGAGCATCGCGGGCTGGTGCCACCGGCCAAGTGA
- the pepN gene encoding aminopeptidase N: MRTEEPRAIHLKDYRAPDYHIAEISLDFALDPLATRVTATSKVTRTGAAGAPLTLDGEELKLLSVAIDGRKLGADEYVLGETSLTLPKLPDAFTLEIVTEISPEHNTTLNGLYTSKGMFCTQCEAEGFRRITYFLDRPDNLAVYTTRIEADKTAYPILLSNGNPTASGDLPGGRHFAVWNDPFPKPCYLFALVAGDLGVLKDSYTRGSGKPVDLRIYCEHGNEAKVAYAMDSLKRAMRWDEEKYGCEYDLDIFMIVAVSAFNFGAMENKGLNIFNDKLLLASPETATDDDYARIESVVAHEYFHNWTGDRITCRDWFQLSLKEGLTVFRDQSFSGDMRSHGVCRINDVKALRMRQFVEDAGPLAHPVQPQSYITIDNFYTATVYEKGSEVIRMLQTLVGPEGYRKATDLYFKRHDGQAATVEDWVKCFEDSSGRDLTQFRRWYRQAGTPTITAKGVYDAAKKTFALTLTQSLAPTPGQSVKEPMHIPVRLGFIGQNGNPMPLTLEGEKTTGPDERVVELTRAEHTFRFVDVAQKPLVSVGRHFSAPANFVTGYTADELAFQMKADPDDFNRWEAAQKLATQILLAAAAKGGALADEKPYVDAIGAVLADAEADPAYAAFMMLPPLDSELAQAMKTPDPDGIFAGRVALIRAVVAAHGARIQALYDKMTTPGAFDPGAKPAGRRALRNACLRYLTAADDEAAAALADAHYRAATNMTDMIAGLAALTRMESPRRDAAFAHFRERFAKDPLVLDKWMSLQAGSCLPGTADAVRRLMKNPAFDIKNPNRVRSLVGAFAGNHLRFHAKDGGGYALVGETIATLDKINPQVAARMAGAFEAWRRYDTARQGLMKAQLQALTKLDGLSANLFEVATKMLE; encoded by the coding sequence ATGCGCACCGAGGAACCGCGCGCCATCCATCTCAAGGATTATCGCGCGCCGGACTACCATATCGCCGAGATTTCGCTCGACTTCGCGCTCGATCCGCTGGCGACCCGCGTCACCGCGACCTCGAAGGTGACCCGCACCGGCGCGGCCGGGGCGCCGCTGACACTGGACGGCGAGGAACTGAAACTGCTGTCGGTCGCGATCGACGGGCGCAAGCTCGGCGCCGACGAGTATGTCCTGGGCGAGACGTCGCTGACGCTGCCCAAGCTGCCCGACGCCTTCACGCTCGAAATCGTCACCGAGATTTCGCCGGAGCACAACACGACGCTGAACGGGCTCTATACCTCCAAGGGCATGTTCTGCACGCAGTGCGAGGCGGAGGGTTTCCGCCGCATCACCTATTTCCTCGACCGGCCGGACAATCTCGCCGTCTATACGACGCGGATCGAGGCGGACAAGACGGCCTATCCGATCCTTCTGTCGAACGGCAATCCGACCGCGAGCGGCGATCTGCCCGGCGGGCGCCATTTCGCGGTGTGGAACGATCCGTTCCCCAAGCCCTGTTACCTGTTCGCGCTGGTGGCGGGCGATCTGGGCGTCCTGAAGGACAGCTACACGCGCGGCTCGGGCAAGCCGGTCGATCTGCGCATCTATTGCGAGCACGGCAACGAGGCCAAGGTCGCCTATGCGATGGATTCGCTCAAGCGCGCGATGCGCTGGGACGAGGAGAAATATGGCTGCGAATACGATCTCGACATCTTCATGATCGTCGCCGTCAGCGCCTTCAATTTCGGCGCGATGGAGAACAAGGGCCTCAACATCTTCAACGACAAGCTGCTGCTGGCCTCGCCCGAAACCGCGACCGACGACGACTATGCGCGGATCGAGAGCGTCGTGGCGCACGAGTATTTCCACAACTGGACCGGCGACCGCATCACCTGCCGCGACTGGTTCCAGCTTTCGCTCAAGGAGGGCCTCACCGTCTTCCGCGACCAGAGCTTTTCCGGCGACATGCGGTCCCACGGCGTGTGCCGCATCAACGACGTGAAGGCGCTGCGCATGCGGCAATTCGTGGAGGATGCCGGGCCGCTGGCGCATCCGGTGCAGCCGCAGAGCTACATCACCATCGACAATTTCTACACCGCGACGGTCTATGAGAAGGGCAGCGAGGTCATCCGCATGCTCCAGACGCTGGTCGGGCCGGAGGGCTATCGCAAGGCGACCGATCTCTATTTCAAGCGCCATGACGGCCAGGCGGCGACGGTCGAGGACTGGGTCAAGTGCTTCGAGGATTCGAGCGGCCGCGATCTGACGCAGTTCCGCCGCTGGTACCGCCAGGCCGGCACGCCGACGATCACCGCGAAGGGCGTCTATGACGCGGCGAAGAAGACCTTCGCGCTGACGCTGACGCAGTCGCTGGCGCCGACGCCGGGGCAGTCGGTCAAGGAGCCGATGCATATTCCGGTGCGGCTGGGCTTCATCGGCCAGAACGGCAATCCGATGCCGCTGACGCTCGAAGGCGAGAAGACCACCGGCCCGGACGAACGCGTGGTCGAGTTGACGCGGGCCGAGCACACCTTCCGCTTCGTCGACGTGGCGCAGAAGCCGCTGGTGTCGGTCGGGCGGCACTTCTCGGCGCCGGCGAATTTCGTGACCGGCTACACCGCCGACGAACTCGCCTTCCAGATGAAGGCCGATCCGGACGATTTCAACCGCTGGGAGGCGGCGCAGAAGCTGGCGACGCAGATCCTGCTCGCGGCGGCCGCGAAGGGCGGCGCGCTGGCGGACGAGAAGCCCTATGTCGACGCCATCGGCGCGGTGCTGGCCGACGCCGAGGCCGATCCGGCCTATGCCGCCTTCATGATGCTGCCGCCGCTCGACAGCGAGTTGGCGCAGGCGATGAAGACGCCCGATCCGGACGGCATCTTCGCGGGCCGCGTGGCGCTGATCCGGGCCGTCGTCGCGGCGCACGGTGCGCGCATCCAGGCGCTGTACGACAAGATGACGACGCCCGGCGCCTTCGATCCCGGCGCCAAGCCGGCCGGCCGGCGCGCGCTGCGCAATGCCTGCCTGCGCTACCTCACGGCGGCGGACGACGAGGCGGCGGCGGCGCTGGCCGACGCGCATTACCGCGCCGCGACCAATATGACCGACATGATCGCCGGCCTCGCCGCGCTGACGCGGATGGAATCTCCGCGCCGCGACGCCGCTTTCGCGCATTTCCGCGAACGCTTCGCGAAGGACCCGCTGGTGCTCGACAAATGGATGAGCCTGCAGGCCGGCTCCTGCCTGCCGGGCACGGCCGACGCGGTGCGCCGGCTGATGAAGAACCCGGCTTTCGACATCAAGAATCCCAACCGGGTGCGCTCGCTGGTCGGCGCCTTCGCCGGCAACCATCTGCGCTTCCATGCCAAGGACGGCGGCGGCTATGCCCTGGTCGGCGAGACCATCGCGACGCTCGACAAGATCAATCCGCAGGTCGCCGCGCGGATGGCCGGCGCGTTCGAGGCGTGGCGGCGCTACGACACGGCGCGGCAGGGCCTGATGAAGGCGCAGCTCCAGGCGCTGACCAAGCTGGACGGGCTTTCCGCCAACCTGTTCGAGGTCGCCACGAAAATGCTCGAGTAA
- a CDS encoding YjgN family protein encodes MPDLPAQPDGAPTIHTVEFRGRGGEYFRIWIVNIALSVLTLGIYTAWAKVRTQRYFYGNTYLAGHSFEYHASAWRILIGRAIALTLFLGYSLSVVFVPLTFGIWFLILGAALPWLANTSTRFGARNTSWRNVRFNFNATYFETFIAYVVWSVAALAFFPLIPYARRVHDYFYINHHRFGGRGFETAFAARRIYFIYLFGFILIVVLLLAVIAIAGAAVEIATHVHNVFGRFSIPLGPENFSLIVLVLFGIGTAFVASFVTTLVTNLSVSNATLEGGFKLSSKASGLRVAWIVVTNALLTLATLGLFYPFGRVRLARYRMRKYALIASGNLDDFTSEALEAQSAIGQEIAGFFDLGFGL; translated from the coding sequence ATGCCGGATCTGCCTGCGCAGCCGGACGGCGCGCCGACAATCCATACTGTCGAATTTCGCGGCCGGGGCGGAGAGTATTTCCGCATCTGGATCGTGAACATCGCGCTGTCGGTGCTCACGCTGGGCATCTACACCGCCTGGGCGAAGGTGCGCACGCAGCGCTATTTCTACGGCAACACCTATCTCGCCGGGCATTCCTTCGAATATCACGCCAGCGCCTGGCGCATCCTGATCGGCCGCGCCATCGCGCTCACTTTGTTCCTCGGCTATTCGCTGAGCGTGGTGTTCGTGCCGCTCACCTTCGGCATCTGGTTCCTGATCTTGGGCGCGGCGCTGCCCTGGCTCGCCAACACCTCGACCCGCTTTGGCGCGCGCAACACCTCGTGGCGCAATGTGCGGTTCAATTTCAACGCGACCTATTTCGAGACCTTCATCGCCTATGTGGTGTGGAGCGTCGCGGCGCTCGCCTTCTTCCCGCTGATCCCCTATGCCCGCCGGGTCCACGACTATTTCTACATCAACCACCATCGCTTCGGCGGGCGCGGCTTCGAGACGGCGTTCGCGGCGCGGCGCATCTATTTCATCTATCTCTTCGGCTTCATCCTGATCGTCGTCCTGCTGCTCGCGGTGATCGCGATCGCCGGCGCCGCCGTCGAGATCGCGACCCATGTCCACAATGTGTTCGGCCGGTTCTCCATCCCGCTCGGGCCGGAGAATTTCTCGCTCATCGTGCTCGTGCTGTTCGGCATCGGCACGGCGTTCGTCGCCAGCTTCGTCACCACGCTGGTGACCAATTTGTCGGTCAGCAACGCGACGCTGGAAGGCGGCTTCAAGCTGTCGTCCAAGGCGTCTGGCCTGCGCGTCGCCTGGATCGTGGTGACGAATGCGCTGCTGACCCTGGCGACGCTCGGCCTGTTCTATCCCTTCGGCCGTGTCCGGCTGGCGCGCTACCGCATGCGCAAATACGCGCTGATCGCCAGCGGCAACCTCGACGACTTCACCTCCGAGGCGCTGGAGGCGCAGAGCGCCATCGGCCAGGAGATCGCCGGCTTCTTCGACCTCGGGTTCGGCCTATGA
- a CDS encoding acyl-CoA dehydrogenase family protein, translating into MDFEDSPEEAAFRKEVRAWLDANAKKRTGKREIGADELENGAEGEMAASKAWQKTKAKAGYARITWPKGMGGIGGTPMQSIIFGQEESKYDVASGAPFAIGLGMCIPTLMAYGDEAAKARFVWPAVQGDEIWCQLFSEPAGGSDVANLRTKAEKHGDTWTINGSKIWTTGAQFSDYGIILTRTDPNVPKHKGLTMFYIDMKDPGVDIRPIKQASGGSGFNEIFFTDVKVKDSQRLGEVGQGWTVALTTLMHERLAVGGGAGGGLDVPQLMALARELELEDGPAIKNAAVREKIADWYVRSAGLRYTTFRTMTALSQGKQPGPEASIAKIVVATKLQDLSAFAMELEGEAGVLQGAEAPMHGLFQGGWLSAPGLRIAGGTDEILRNIIAERVLGLPGDIRVDKDVPFNKIPTGR; encoded by the coding sequence ATGGACTTCGAAGACAGCCCCGAGGAAGCCGCGTTCCGCAAGGAGGTTCGCGCCTGGCTCGACGCCAACGCCAAGAAGCGCACCGGCAAGCGCGAGATCGGCGCGGACGAATTGGAGAACGGCGCCGAAGGCGAGATGGCCGCCTCCAAGGCGTGGCAGAAGACCAAGGCCAAGGCCGGCTATGCCCGCATCACCTGGCCCAAGGGCATGGGCGGCATCGGCGGCACGCCGATGCAGTCGATCATCTTCGGCCAGGAGGAATCCAAATACGACGTGGCGAGCGGCGCGCCCTTCGCGATCGGCCTGGGCATGTGCATCCCGACCCTGATGGCCTATGGCGACGAGGCGGCGAAGGCGCGCTTCGTGTGGCCCGCCGTGCAGGGCGACGAGATCTGGTGCCAGCTCTTCTCCGAACCGGCCGGCGGCTCCGATGTCGCGAACCTGCGGACCAAGGCGGAGAAGCATGGCGATACCTGGACGATCAACGGCTCGAAGATCTGGACCACCGGCGCGCAATTCTCCGACTACGGAATAATCCTCACCCGCACCGATCCCAACGTGCCCAAGCACAAGGGCCTGACGATGTTCTACATCGACATGAAGGATCCGGGCGTCGACATCCGGCCGATCAAGCAGGCCTCCGGCGGCTCCGGCTTCAACGAGATCTTCTTCACCGACGTGAAGGTGAAGGACAGCCAGCGGCTCGGCGAAGTGGGGCAGGGCTGGACGGTGGCGCTGACCACGCTGATGCATGAGCGCCTCGCGGTCGGCGGCGGCGCCGGCGGCGGCCTCGACGTGCCGCAGCTCATGGCGCTGGCGCGCGAGCTCGAACTGGAAGACGGCCCGGCGATCAAGAACGCCGCGGTGCGCGAGAAGATCGCCGACTGGTATGTCCGCTCGGCGGGCCTGCGCTACACCACGTTCCGCACCATGACCGCGCTCAGCCAGGGCAAGCAGCCGGGACCGGAGGCCTCGATCGCCAAGATCGTCGTCGCCACCAAGCTGCAGGACCTCTCGGCCTTCGCGATGGAGCTCGAGGGCGAGGCCGGCGTCCTGCAGGGCGCCGAGGCGCCGATGCACGGCCTGTTCCAGGGCGGCTGGCTGTCGGCGCCCGGCCTGCGCATCGCCGGCGGCACCGATGAGATTTTGCGCAACATCATCGCCGAGCGTGTGCTTGGCCTGCCCGGCGACATCCGTGTCGACAAGGACGTGCCGTTCAACAAGATCCCGACGGGGCGCTGA
- a CDS encoding acyl-CoA dehydrogenase family protein, whose product MNFDFSDDQKMLKDQARKFLSEKCTTKTVRAVFEGDAHHDAALWKQVAEMGWTGTAIPEEFGGLGLGYLELCVIAEELGRALAPVPFSSTVYLFAEALLIAGTDEQKKRLLPKVASGEIVGTFARAEGPGAVLPKNVRATLKGGKLNGKKIAVIDGPIADYAVVLVRGSDEPGERGLQLALVDLKGPGVKRTTCDTLDASRGHSDIVFENASAEPLGKLGEGWSDASRVLDRAAILLAFEQVGGADVCLALAKDYALNRYAFGRPIASFQAIKHKLADMYVNNELARSNAYYGAWALSTGARELPLAAAAARVSATQAFDYAAKENIQTHGGIGFTWAMDCHFYYKRAKETGLVLGPQRAWKDKLVTELETSNA is encoded by the coding sequence ATGAATTTCGATTTCTCCGACGACCAGAAGATGCTGAAGGACCAGGCGCGGAAGTTCCTGTCCGAGAAATGCACGACGAAAACCGTGCGCGCGGTGTTCGAAGGCGATGCGCATCACGACGCGGCGCTGTGGAAGCAGGTCGCGGAGATGGGCTGGACCGGCACCGCGATCCCCGAGGAATTCGGCGGCCTCGGCCTCGGTTATCTGGAACTCTGCGTGATCGCGGAGGAATTGGGCCGCGCTTTGGCGCCGGTGCCGTTCTCCTCCACCGTCTATCTCTTCGCCGAGGCACTGCTGATCGCGGGAACCGACGAACAGAAGAAGCGGCTATTGCCCAAGGTGGCGTCGGGCGAGATCGTCGGAACCTTCGCGCGCGCCGAAGGTCCGGGCGCGGTCCTGCCCAAGAACGTCCGCGCCACGCTGAAGGGCGGCAAGCTCAATGGCAAGAAGATCGCGGTGATCGACGGGCCGATCGCCGACTACGCCGTGGTGCTCGTGCGCGGTTCCGACGAGCCGGGCGAGCGCGGCCTGCAACTCGCATTGGTCGATCTCAAAGGCCCCGGCGTGAAGCGCACGACCTGCGACACGCTCGACGCCAGCCGTGGTCACTCCGACATCGTGTTCGAGAACGCCAGCGCCGAACCGCTCGGCAAGCTCGGCGAGGGCTGGAGCGACGCCAGCCGCGTGCTCGACCGCGCCGCGATCCTGCTCGCCTTCGAGCAGGTCGGCGGCGCCGATGTCTGTCTGGCGCTCGCCAAGGACTACGCGCTCAATCGCTACGCCTTCGGCCGGCCCATCGCCTCGTTCCAGGCGATCAAGCACAAGCTCGCCGACATGTACGTCAACAACGAGCTCGCCCGCTCCAACGCCTATTACGGCGCCTGGGCGCTCTCCACCGGCGCGCGCGAATTGCCGCTGGCCGCGGCGGCGGCGCGGGTGTCGGCGACGCAGGCCTTCGACTACGCGGCGAAGGAGAACATCCAGACCCATGGCGGCATCGGCTTCACCTGGGCGATGGATTGTCACTTCTATTACAAGCGCGCGAAGGAGACCGGTCTGGTGCTGGGCCCGCAGCGCGCCTGGAAGGACAAGCTCGTCACCGAACTCGAAACCAGCAACGCCTAA